Below is a window of Neofelis nebulosa isolate mNeoNeb1 chromosome 8, mNeoNeb1.pri, whole genome shotgun sequence DNA.
AAGAGGGCTGGGACCTGAAAGGGGCTGAGGTGAGGGGCTCAAAAAGAGGGCCTTGGTGAGTaggagagtggggtggggagtggggctgAGCAGTGAGGGCTTCTGGTcagtggagggagggcaggagaggagggaggaggaaggagagggtggcAGGACCTGGGGACGAAGGGGCCTGAAGATCGGGCAGGGTAGGCCAGCGTGAGCCCTggcctgctctctcctctctgatcCATCCATCATCCAGCCTGGGGGAGCAGTTCCGGAATTAGACATGCACGGGGCCGACATGgccctcagcccccccccccccccccgaggaagACAAATGGCGACAAAGACCttgaataaaatttgtatttatggtTGGAGGAggaggcccctcccccactgactgCCAATCCTTTCTCTCCCAACCCTTTCAAGCATGTAGGGGCCTCTCTCGACACTGGCCCAGCCTCAGCGACCTCTTTCTTCCTGCACCATTATGGGATGAGAGGTGCAGGGAAGGGGTACGGAAAATGAGAAGAGGGAATCATCTTTTGCCCAATAATCATGCCCTGGTGTGCCCTGTGCCTTCCATTTGCACAACTTATTCCTATATATCACAGTCCTGGCCTATCCTAGTCAATAAGAGGTCCTTTGCAGCTGCACACCTCCAGGGTCTCCAAACATCCTCACTTTTGCCCCTTCTCCAAACTTCTGGCCCTGGAGTCCCTTGTGAGCAAGAAATTTCCCCCAGAGGTGCCAAACCCTAAAGAAGGATGAAGCCACTGGCTTTTTTCATGGACCCTGACCCCTCACAGAGAGGGATCTATCAAAGCATGGGGCCCCTCTTGGTCACTCGGAATGACAGAAACAGTCACCTCTCACAGGAGGGCGCCCAGCATTTAATCTGCATTTTAGTTGTGTTAATTTGCATCACCAACTTCAAATCCCTTCCTCAAACATTTGCTACGTGGGGACCGACTTCTTTGGGTTCTATTGAAACACAGACTTTtaggaagggaaaagaggcagAGGTGCTGGGGCTGGACAAGGTCTGGGACCAGGGCAGGGGtggtgctgggctgggctgggcagggcaggacAAGTGAGCCAATAGCTGCTTTCTGACTCTTTCTCCCCAGCAGGTTCTCTACTCTTCAGTCCTAAGGAGAGATGGCATTCGTGGGGTCCCACATGTAGAGACTAAGAGGAAGCCAAATACAGAAACCTCCCTTCAACCAgccctcatacacacacacacacacacacacacacacacacacacacacacacacacacacaaagacaacaCACAATCCACAATCCCACTCACCCAGGAACACACCAGACCAGGGTCCCATGGCCCGACCGCACTTGCCAGCATACTGTCACAATGCACAGACCCAGAGCATACCACTCTGTTGGAAAAACCGCCCCGCCCCCGCATCTTCCCCACAGTTGATATGTCACATTGGAGTCCGAACACGGACCTGGGTGTCTCTCCGCAGCGCGCCATTTACATTTCTCTCTCGATCTGTCAACCTGTCTcagctcttgtctctctctctctgtctctgtctctcccctctccccctcctgggCCTGTCAGTTAGTCTCTTTTCGaagctttgtctctgtctctgcgtCTCTAGCtggctttctgtctctttgatGTCTCTGTCgctccttctctgctttcctgtCGGTTTCCTGCTCGCTCCCCCAGactgatctgttttctctttctctctctctctccctcaccctctgctctgcgctccccccacccccacgcaccAACACTGGGGGTCGAGGGTGGAGGTGGCTGGAAATTTGCCTTTTCCAGTTCAGGCCAACATGTACTCATTGAACCCTTTACCAAATGTTATTGGGTCACGGGCACTGAGGGGCGTGGGGCGGCGAATTTCTTTTATTCACCCTTCTTGTATGTTtgtgggcttttcttttcttttggtggaGGGCGCTTTTTAGCTCTGGAATCcacctctgtctttttttctgcgTGTATCTAGACCCCTTTTTATCCCATATCTATTTCTGGCTTCCTCTGGAATCCAGGAATACCGAACTCTGGGTGCGGTGAAAGTAAGGATAGGGTGGGGAGAGCGAACCCCTGCAGAATCCGCTCAGAACCAGGCAGGCACCGAGAAGCTGGGGGGACGCGGGTGGGGGCCTttgcctgccccgcccccgcgctTCCCACTCTGGGCGCCAGGGGTCGCTCCGCCCCGGGCCGCTTATAGAGGCTCCCGCCGCGCAGCGGCTCACACCACCCGCACTGCCGCcccgggagggaggggaggaaggttaGGGACGCAGAGAGGGAGAGCTCTAGCTGGGGAGAAACGCGGGGCCAGGCTCTAGCAGGGTCTGGGGCCGTGGCTGGGGTAGAGAGGCGCGTCAGTGCGCTCCAAGAACCAGAGCGCAAACCTCCAAGGAGGTCGCGTCCGGTGGGCGCCACCCGCAGCGCAGAGCCCGGGACGTCCAGAGAGCGGAGAGTAGTCCCCTGCTCCGGCCGGGAGCGATCCGTCTGGGTAGCCGGGGACCTAGGCGCCGCCATCCTTGAGAAGGCAGCTGTCCGGAAAGCAGGCATCCTAGATCTGTAAGAAACCAGCCGTCCGAGAAGCCGCTGATTTCAGGCGCCCGGGGACGTTAGGCTGCACAGGAGGGTAATAGAGGACCGCGGGTTTTGAACCGTCGGGAGGCCCCTGGCCCAACTtacggggcgggtggggggggaacCTCCGCCTTGACGGAAGGTTTGGGGAACGGCACCGCTGAGGCGGGAGCCCGCAGGGGCGGGGGGGCCGGGCGCAGCCGTCGGGGGGGTCCCGACCCAAGCCCGAGCCCGGCCACCGCCTCTGGGGCCCGCGGAGAGCCCCGGGCCTCCGCCGCCATTGCGCCAAAGAGTGAGGAGGATCTGCTGGCCCTGGCCGCGTCGCGGCTGAGCCGCCGCAAGCGGGTGGCGGGCGCGGCCGTCGGGGTGGCcatggtgctgctgctgctggtggccaTTCCGCTGCTGGTGCACAGCTCCCGCGGGCCGGCGCACTATGAGATGCTGGGTCGCTGCCGCATGGTGTGCGACCCACACGGGCCTCGAGGCCCTGGACCCGACGGCGCGCCCTCCTCCGTGCCCCCCTTCCCTCCCGGCGCcaagggagaggtgggcaggcGCGGGAAGGCAGGTCTGCGAGGGCCACCGGGACCCCCAGGTCCCAGAGGGCCTCCAGGAGAGCCGGGCAGGCCAGGTCCACCAGGTCCTCCCGGCCCAGGCCCTGGCGGGGTGGCGCCCCCTGCCGGCTACGTGCCTCGCATTGCCTTCTACGCGGGTCTGCGGCGGCCACACGAAGGTTATGAGGTGCTGCGCTTCGACGACGTGGTGACCAACGTGGGAAACGCTTACGAGGCGGCCAGCGGCAAGTTCACCTGCCCCATGCCAGGTGTCTACTTCTTCGCTTACCATGTGCTCATGCGCGGCGGTGACGGCACCAGCATGTGGGCCGACCTGATGAAGAATGGACAGGTGagatgcccccaccccaggcccagagGCGACAGGGTAGCTTTCTAGATCTCCCTGCACTCATTATTACATTGGAGGGCTGCATTCGAACCCC
It encodes the following:
- the C1QL4 gene encoding complement C1q-like protein 4, which codes for MVLLLLVAIPLLVHSSRGPAHYEMLGRCRMVCDPHGPRGPGPDGAPSSVPPFPPGAKGEVGRRGKAGLRGPPGPPGPRGPPGEPGRPGPPGPPGPGPGGVAPPAGYVPRIAFYAGLRRPHEGYEVLRFDDVVTNVGNAYEAASGKFTCPMPGVYFFAYHVLMRGGDGTSMWADLMKNGQVRASAIAQDADQNYDYASNSVILHLDVGDEVFIKLDGGKVHGGNTNKYSTFSGFIIYPD